The Castor canadensis chromosome 8, mCasCan1.hap1v2, whole genome shotgun sequence genome contains a region encoding:
- the LOC141425459 gene encoding putative olfactory receptor 2B3, whose amino-acid sequence MHWVNDSSPKGFILLGFSERPWLQVPLVVVLLVSYTLTIFGNVSIMMVCVLDPKLHTPMYFFLTNLSILDLCYTTTTVPHMLVNFCRNKKSISYGGCVAQLIIFLALGATECLLLAVMSFDRFVAICRPLRYVVIMNRWFCVRMAAFSWFSGFSNSVLQSSLTLNMPRCGHREVDHFFCEVPALLKLSCDNTKPIEAELFFFSVLILLIPVTLILISYGFIAQAVLKIRSAEGRRKAFGTCGSHMVVVSLFFGTAIYMYLQPPSSTSKDWGKMVSLFYGIITPMLNPLIYSLRNKDMKEAFKRVMSRIFLFKK is encoded by the coding sequence ATGCATTGGGTAAATGACAGCTCCCCAAAGGGCTTTATACTACTTGGCTTCTCAGAGAGACCCTGGCTACAAGTTCCCCTTGTAGTGGTCTTATTAGTATCATATACACTTACCATTTTTGGCAACGTGTCCATCATGATGGTGTGCGTTCTAGATCCAAAACTTCATACacccatgtatttctttcttactAATCTCTCCATCTTAGATCTCTGTTATACCACAACCACAGTCCCTCATATGCTAGTAAATTTTTGTCGCAACAAAAAGAGCATCAGCTATGGTGGATGTGTTGCCCAACTCATCATCTTCCTGGCCTTAGGTGCTACTGAATGTCTCCTCCTGGCTGTTATGTCCTTTGACAGATTTGTGGCAATTTGCCGACCCCTCCGCTATGTAGTCATCATGAATCGTTGGTTCTGCGTGAGGATGGCAGCCTTCTCATGGTTCTCTGGCTTCAGTAACTCAGTGCTGCAGTCTTCCTTGACACTTAATATGCCACGCTGTGGTCATCGGGAAGTGGACCACTTTTTCTGTGAGGTTCCTGCCCTTCTCAAGTTGTCATGTGATAATACAAAGCCTATTGAGGCTGAgctctttttcttcagtgtattAATTCTGCTAATTCCAGTGACATTGATTCTCATCTCCTACGGCTTCATAGCTCAAGCAGTATTGAAAATCAGGTCAGCAGAAGGAAGGCGGAAAGCTTTTGGAACATGTGGGTCCCACATGGTTGTGGTATCTCTCTTTTTTGGAACAGCCATATATATGTACCTACAACCACCTTCATCCACTTCTAAGGATTGGGGAAAGATGGTTTCTCTCTTCTATGGGATCATCACCCCCATGTTGAACCCACTCATCTACAGCCTTAGAaataaagatatgaaagaggCCTTCAAAAGGGTGATGTCAAGAatctttttatttaagaaataa